The Streptococcus gwangjuense nucleotide sequence TAATCTGGCTTTTTGCCGTTATTCTAGAGAAATGTAATTTCACAGACTGACTAAAAGGAGACACAATGGCAGACCGAGGCTTACTAATCGTATTTTCTGGTCCTTCAGGGGTTGGAAAAGGAACGGTTAGAAGAGAGATTTTTGAGAGTTCTGAAAACCAATTTCAATACTCTGTATCGATGACGACACGCGCACAACGTCCTGGAGAAGTGGACGGTGTTGACTATTTCTTCCGTACTCGAGAAGAGTTTGAAGAGCTGATTCGTCAAGGACAGATGTTGGAATACGCAGAATATGTCGGCAACTACTATGGAACTCCTCTGACCTATGTTAATGAAACCTTGGACAAGGGAATCGATGTCTTCCTTGAAATTGAGGTTCAGGGTGCTCTTCAGGTCAAGAAAAAGGTTCCAGATGCTGTCTTTATCTTCCTGACACCACCAGATTTGGATGAATTGCAAGATCGTTTGGTAGGTCGTGGAACAGACAGTGCAGAAGTGATTGCCCAACGAATCGAAAAGGCCAAGGAAGAAATTGCCCTCATGCGTGAGTATGATTATGCGATTGTCAACGATCAGGTGCCCCTAGCTGCTGAGCGTGTCAAACGTGTGATCGAAGCAGAGCACTTTCGTGTGGATCGTGTCATTGGTCATTATCAGGAGATGTTACCAAAATCTCCAACTACCCGATAAAATTTAGAAAATAGGTACAAGCAAATGATGTTAAAACCCTCTATTGATACCTTGCTCGACAAGGTTCCATCAAAATATTCACTCGTAATCTTGGAAGCAAAACGTGCCCACGAATTGGAAGCAGGTGCGCCTGCAACTCAAGGTTTCAAATCTGAAAAATCAACTCTTCGCGCTTTAGAAGAAATCGAATCAGGAAACGTTACAATTCACCCAGATCCAGAAGGAAAACGTGAAGCAGTGCGTCGCCGTATCGAAGAAGAAAAACGCCGCAAAGAAGAAGAAGAAAAGAAAATCAAAGAGCAAATCGCTAAAGAAAAAGAAGATGGTGAAAAAATTTAAGGTTGGGGGGACTCAATCTTATTTTTTCTATTGCAAGAATATACTGACAAGGAGGAGGTGAGAAGATGGCGATTGCCAAGATTATTGTAGATGTGCCCTTGATGCAGACGGACCAGCCCTATAGTTACAGGATTCCAGAGGAATTTCTGGGAATGCTGGAAGTTGGGATGCGGGTTCATGTGCCCTTTGGTAAGGGGAATCGCCTGATTCAAGGGATTGTTCTTGGTTTGGACTCCCAATCAGATGAAGCGGAGATGGAGCAAGATTTAAAAGATATTGCCGAGGTGTTGGATTTTTCCCCTGTTCTGACGCAAGAACAACTCTGGCTGGCTGAGGAGCTCCGTAAGTCTGTCTTTTCTTACAAAATCTCTATACTTAAGGCTATGTTGCCAGGATTTCTAAATTCTAGCTATGACAAGATTCTCTATCCTCTGGAAGGTCTGAGTCAGGAAGACAGAGAGCGTCTGTTTGGTTCAGAAGATTCACTTGCCTTTTCCTCTCTAGACATCTCCAAACAGGCCGAAATGATGCGTTTGACTAGAAAAGGCCTGCTTGCTTTGGAGTATCAGGCAGTCGATCAAAAGAAGGTCAAGACCCAGTCTTGGTATGAGGTAGACCTTGCTCAATTAGAAAGTGTAGAGATTTCTACACGCGCCAAGAAAAAGTTAGAACTGAGAGACTATTTGCTTTCTCATCCTGAGAGTGCTTCCTTGGCTAGTTTGTTAGAGTCCTATTCGCGGGAGCAAGTCAATTTCTTTGTGGAACAAGGTGCTGTGACCATAGTCCAAAAGGAAGTGCAACGCTCGGCTGCTTATTTTGAAGGGATTGAAGCAAGTCAGCCTTTGGAATTGAATCCAGAGCAAAGACAGGCGCGTGATGCGGTTGTGAGTGCGATTGACAGTCATCAACCTCCCTTCCTCCTTCAAGGGATTACAGGAAGTGGGAAGACCGAGGTTTATTTACAGATTATCCAAGGGGCCTTGGATAAGGGAAAAACAGCTATTTTGCTGGTGCCTGAGATTTCCTTGACTCCACAGATGACGGAGCGTTTTATATCACGTTTTGGGGACAAGGTGGCCATTCTTCACTCAGGCCTGTCCAATGGTGAAAAGTATGATGAATGGCGCAAGGTGGAGCGCGGAGACGCTCAAGTTGTTGTTGGTGCCAGATCGGCCATTTTTGCTCCGCTGAAAAATCTAGGTGTCATGATTATCGATGAAGAGCATGAAGCAACTTATAAGCAGGATAGTAATCCTCGTTACCATGCCAGAGAAGTGGCTATTTTACGGGCCCAGTATAATCAAGCGGCTCTGGTGCTTGGGTCTGCAACGCCGAGCTTAGAGAGCCGGGCGCGTGCTGGCAAAGGTGTCTATCAACACTTACGTCTAACCCAACGTGCCAATCCTTTGGCTACAATCCCTGAGGTTCAAGTGATTGACTTTCGAGACTATATCGGACAAAATGAGACGTCAAACTTTACGCCACCTTTGCTAGAAGCGATTCAGGACCGTCTGGCTAAAAAAGAGCAGGTGGTTCTCATGCTCAATCGCCGTGGTTATTCTAGCTTTGTCATGTGTCGGGAGTGTGGGACGGTAGATACTTGTCCCAACTGTGACATTTCCTTGACCTTGCACATGGATACCAAGACCATGAACTGCCATTATTGTGGTTTTTCAAAGGACATTCCTCAGGTCTGTCCTAACTGTAAGAGTCGAAGTATTCGTTACTACGGGACGGGGACACAGAAGGCTTATGATGAGCTGGCAGAACTCTTCCCGCAGGCCCGCGTTTTGCGGATGGATGTGGACACGACTCGTAAGAAAGGTAGTCACCAAGCTCTTCTTGACCAGTTTGGGCGAGGAGAAGCAGATATTTTACTGGGTACTCAGATGATTGCCAAGGGATTGGATTTTCCCAATGTGACCTTAGTCGGAGTTCTCAATGCGGATACGGCATTGAATCTACCAGATTTCCGTTCTTCTGAGAGAACCTTCCAGCTCTTGACTCAGGTGGCAGGCCGTGCAGGTCGTGCGGAAAAAGCTGGGCAGGTCTTGATCCAGTCTTACAATCCTGAGCACTATGCCATTCGTTTTGCCAAAGATCAGGATTACGAAGGCTTTTATACCTATGAAATGGGTATCAGACGACAACTAGGCTATCCACCTTACTATTTCACCATTGGCATTACCCTTTCTCACAAGAAAGAAGAAGAGGTGGTCAAACGTGCCTATGAAGTCATGAACATTTTGCGGTCAGGTTTGTCTGAAACCAGTAACATCCTTGGACCGACGCCAAAACCGATTGCTCGTACCCACAACCTCTATCATTACCAGATTTTAATTAAATACCGTTTAGAAAATGAGCTGGGGCCGACCCTCAATCAGGTCTTGGCCCTGACTCAAGAACGGGAAAATAGTGAGCTCCGTCTCAGCATTGACCATGAGCCACAGCAATTTTTATAAGAAGGAGAAGATATGACAAAATTAATCTTTATGGGGACACCCGACTTTTCAGCAACAGTTTTAAAAGGGCTTTTGACAGATGACCGTTATGAGGTTCTAGCTGTTGTAACCCAGCCAGACCGTGCTGTAGGCCGTAAAAAAGTGATCCAAGAAACATCAGTCAAGCAGGCTGCCAAGGAAGAAGGTCTTCCTATCTACCAACCTGAAAAATTATCTGGAAGTCCAGAGATGGAAGAGATTATGAAACTAGGAGCAGATGGAATTGTGACTGCTGCTTTTGGGCAGTTTCTCCCAAGTAGACTCCTTGATAGCATGGACTTTGCTGTTAACGTTCACGCTTCTCTTCTTCCAAAACACCGTGGTGGTGCGCCTATCCATTATGCCTTGATTCAAGGGGATGAGGAAGCTGGTGTGACCATTATGGAGATGGTTAAGGAAATGGATGCAGGGGATATGATTTCTCGTCGTAGTATTCCGATTACGGATGAGGACAATGTTGGAACCTTGTTTGAGAAATTAGCTCTTGTTGGTCGCGATTTGCTTTTGGACACTTTGCCTGCCTACATTGCTGGTGACATCAAACCTGAACCGCAGGAATCAAGCCAAGTTACCTTTTCTCCAAATATCAAGCCAGAAGAAGAAAAACTGGACTGGAATAAAACCAATCGTCAACTTTTCAACCAAATCCGTGGGATGAATCCGTGGCCTGTTGCCCATACTTTCCTTAAGGGCGACCGCTTTAAGATTTATGAAGCACTACTAGTGGAAGGTAAGGGAAATCCAGGTGAGATCCTTTCTATTGGTAAGAAAGAATTGATTGTCGCAACGGCAGAAGGGGCTCTATCCCTCAAACAAGTGCAGCCAGCTGGTAAACCTAAGATGGACATTGCTTCCTTCCTCAACGGAGTTGGACGGACATTGACTGTAGGAGAACGATTTGGTGACTAAAGTAGAAACGGCTAGAAGTTTAGCTCTAGCAGTATTAGAGGATGTTTTTATCAATCAAGCATACTCAAACATCGCCTTAAATAAGCATCTCAAGGGAAGCCAACTTTCTGTAGCAGACAAGGGCTTGGTGACAGAGATTGTCTATGGAACGGTTGCCCGTAAACTGACTCTGGAATGGTACCTGTCCCACTTTATAGAAGACAGAGACCAGTTAGACAGCTGGCTCTATGTCCTACTTCTCATGAGCGCCTACCAGCTCCGCTATTTGAACAAGATTCCAGATCATGCTGTGGTCAATGAAGCAGTGGAATTGGCCAAAGTCCGTAAAAAGGGCAGTGAAAAATTGGTCAATGCTATCTTACGTCGTATCTTGCGTGAAGGTTGGCCAGATATTGCTAGCATCAAGCGAAAAAACAAGCGTGATTCCATTGCCTATTCTCTCCCAGTTTGGCTAGTTGCCAAGCTCAAGGAAGAATACGGCGAAGAGCGGGCACAAGCTATTTTTGAAAGTCTTTTGGTGCGCAACAAGGCCAGCATCCGAGTGACTGATTTAAGCCGAAAAGAGGAAATCAAAGCCTTGTTGGAAGCTAGTGCTTCACCTTTGTCTGTTTCTGGTCTGGTTAAGGAGCAAGGCCACTTTGCGGGACATGACCTATTTTCAGAGGGGGCTATTACTATCCAAGACGAGTCTAGTCAGCTGGTTGCTCCCACTCTTGATTTACAAGGTGATGAGCAGGTTCTAGATGCCTGTGCGGCTCCGGGTGGAAAAACAGCCCATATAGCCTCTTATCTCACGACAGGTCAGGTTACTGCTCTGGACTTGTACGACCATAAGTTGGACTTAATACAAGAAAATGCCCAACGTTTGGGGGTTGTAGATCGGGTTCAAAGGCAAAAATTGGATGCCAGAAAGGTACATGAGTTTTTTGGTCAGGATTCATTTGATAAGATTTTGGTAGATGCTCCCTGTTCAGGAATTGGTCTTCTACGCCGAAAACCAGACATCAAATACAATAAAGAAACGGCAGATTTCGCGTCCTTGCAGGAAATTCAGCTAGAAATATTAGGTAGTGTTTGTCAAACACTACGCAAAGGTGGTATAATAACTTATAGTACCTGTACTATTGTCTCAGAGGAGAACTTTCAAGTCGTACAGGCATTTTTAGAAAGTCATCCTGAATTTGAGCAGGTAACACTAGAACATGAATGTAAGGATATCATGAAAGATGGCTGTATCCTCATCACACCTGAATTGTATGGAAGTGATGGATTCTTCATCAGTCAATTTCGCAAGATATCGGATTAGGAAGGAACTAACACATGGAAATTTCATTATTAACAGATGTTGGTCAGAAACGAACAAATAACCAAGACTATGCCAACCACTATGTCAATAGAGCTGGACGTACCATGATTATCCTAGCTGATGGTATGGGAGGTCATCGCGCAGGGAATATCGCTAGTGAGATGGCGGTAACAGACCTGGGTGTAGCTTGGGTTGATACACAAATCGATACGGTTAATGAAGTGCGTGAATGGTTTGCTAACAACCTTGAGATTGAAAATCAAAGGATTAACCAATTGGGACAAAATGAAGCCTATAAAGGAATGGGAACAACCCTTGAGGCTGTAGCCATTATTGATAATCAGGCTATCTATGCCCACATTGGGGATTCTCGTATCGGTTTGATTCGTGGAGAAGAATACCACCAGTTAACGAGCGACCATTCTTTGGTCAATGAATTGCTTAAGGCAGGTCAATTGACGCCAGAAGAAGCTGCTAGCCATCCACAGAAAAATATTATTACTCAATCTATTGGTCAAAAAGATGAAATTCAGCCTGATTTTGGAATAATCACCCTTGAGCCTGGGGACTATCTCTTACTCAATAGTGATGG carries:
- a CDS encoding primosomal protein N', which produces MAIAKIIVDVPLMQTDQPYSYRIPEEFLGMLEVGMRVHVPFGKGNRLIQGIVLGLDSQSDEAEMEQDLKDIAEVLDFSPVLTQEQLWLAEELRKSVFSYKISILKAMLPGFLNSSYDKILYPLEGLSQEDRERLFGSEDSLAFSSLDISKQAEMMRLTRKGLLALEYQAVDQKKVKTQSWYEVDLAQLESVEISTRAKKKLELRDYLLSHPESASLASLLESYSREQVNFFVEQGAVTIVQKEVQRSAAYFEGIEASQPLELNPEQRQARDAVVSAIDSHQPPFLLQGITGSGKTEVYLQIIQGALDKGKTAILLVPEISLTPQMTERFISRFGDKVAILHSGLSNGEKYDEWRKVERGDAQVVVGARSAIFAPLKNLGVMIIDEEHEATYKQDSNPRYHAREVAILRAQYNQAALVLGSATPSLESRARAGKGVYQHLRLTQRANPLATIPEVQVIDFRDYIGQNETSNFTPPLLEAIQDRLAKKEQVVLMLNRRGYSSFVMCRECGTVDTCPNCDISLTLHMDTKTMNCHYCGFSKDIPQVCPNCKSRSIRYYGTGTQKAYDELAELFPQARVLRMDVDTTRKKGSHQALLDQFGRGEADILLGTQMIAKGLDFPNVTLVGVLNADTALNLPDFRSSERTFQLLTQVAGRAGRAEKAGQVLIQSYNPEHYAIRFAKDQDYEGFYTYEMGIRRQLGYPPYYFTIGITLSHKKEEEVVKRAYEVMNILRSGLSETSNILGPTPKPIARTHNLYHYQILIKYRLENELGPTLNQVLALTQERENSELRLSIDHEPQQFL
- a CDS encoding Stp1/IreP family PP2C-type Ser/Thr phosphatase, whose protein sequence is MEISLLTDVGQKRTNNQDYANHYVNRAGRTMIILADGMGGHRAGNIASEMAVTDLGVAWVDTQIDTVNEVREWFANNLEIENQRINQLGQNEAYKGMGTTLEAVAIIDNQAIYAHIGDSRIGLIRGEEYHQLTSDHSLVNELLKAGQLTPEEAASHPQKNIITQSIGQKDEIQPDFGIITLEPGDYLLLNSDGLTNMISGSEISDIVTSDISLADKAATLIRFANNAGGLDNITVALIAVNEEATE
- the fmt gene encoding methionyl-tRNA formyltransferase; this encodes MTKLIFMGTPDFSATVLKGLLTDDRYEVLAVVTQPDRAVGRKKVIQETSVKQAAKEEGLPIYQPEKLSGSPEMEEIMKLGADGIVTAAFGQFLPSRLLDSMDFAVNVHASLLPKHRGGAPIHYALIQGDEEAGVTIMEMVKEMDAGDMISRRSIPITDEDNVGTLFEKLALVGRDLLLDTLPAYIAGDIKPEPQESSQVTFSPNIKPEEEKLDWNKTNRQLFNQIRGMNPWPVAHTFLKGDRFKIYEALLVEGKGNPGEILSIGKKELIVATAEGALSLKQVQPAGKPKMDIASFLNGVGRTLTVGERFGD
- the rpoZ gene encoding DNA-directed RNA polymerase subunit omega, whose translation is MMLKPSIDTLLDKVPSKYSLVILEAKRAHELEAGAPATQGFKSEKSTLRALEEIESGNVTIHPDPEGKREAVRRRIEEEKRRKEEEEKKIKEQIAKEKEDGEKI
- the rsmB gene encoding 16S rRNA (cytosine(967)-C(5))-methyltransferase RsmB — translated: MTKVETARSLALAVLEDVFINQAYSNIALNKHLKGSQLSVADKGLVTEIVYGTVARKLTLEWYLSHFIEDRDQLDSWLYVLLLMSAYQLRYLNKIPDHAVVNEAVELAKVRKKGSEKLVNAILRRILREGWPDIASIKRKNKRDSIAYSLPVWLVAKLKEEYGEERAQAIFESLLVRNKASIRVTDLSRKEEIKALLEASASPLSVSGLVKEQGHFAGHDLFSEGAITIQDESSQLVAPTLDLQGDEQVLDACAAPGGKTAHIASYLTTGQVTALDLYDHKLDLIQENAQRLGVVDRVQRQKLDARKVHEFFGQDSFDKILVDAPCSGIGLLRRKPDIKYNKETADFASLQEIQLEILGSVCQTLRKGGIITYSTCTIVSEENFQVVQAFLESHPEFEQVTLEHECKDIMKDGCILITPELYGSDGFFISQFRKISD
- the gmk gene encoding guanylate kinase, whose amino-acid sequence is MADRGLLIVFSGPSGVGKGTVRREIFESSENQFQYSVSMTTRAQRPGEVDGVDYFFRTREEFEELIRQGQMLEYAEYVGNYYGTPLTYVNETLDKGIDVFLEIEVQGALQVKKKVPDAVFIFLTPPDLDELQDRLVGRGTDSAEVIAQRIEKAKEEIALMREYDYAIVNDQVPLAAERVKRVIEAEHFRVDRVIGHYQEMLPKSPTTR